The genomic stretch TAGCCGAAAAACTCGTTAATGAGTGGGAAAAGCTTGGTATTAAGCATTTACCTTTCCATACAGGGAGAGTTCAAATTACTGAATAATGGGGATATATAATAAAAGCCGAACAACTTTTAAGTAAAAGTTGTTCGGCTTTTGTTTTAATCATTTAAAATAAAGTAACAAACTGAATCTTTTATTCAGTCGTATTATCTTTTTTAGATAAATTATTCGCGTGTATAAAAATACCCATTCCAACAGCTGATATAACGCCAGAGGCTCCACCAGAAATAATATCCATAAAATATAATACAGATGTTGCGATAATAATTAAAATTCCCAATACCAACTCTATTATTCGAAATATTATCTTTAGTTTATTTCTTTTCATGTATACACTCTTTTCTTTTATTTAGCTGTAGTTATTGTCGCAGGGACATATAATACACAATTTAAATTTACACCTTTTCCTTTATCTTTTTTACCCATTCCCCATGCTAAACCACCACCAAATAAACTCAAACAAACAGCATAACGTGATGCGATTTTTATTCCTTTTTTTGCTAAAAATTTCCCCATTCGTTTATTTGCACCTAATCCACCTATCGTACCTGCCCCCCAATAAAAATCGTTAAAATCAACAACAGCTTTATGAGAAAATTGGATTTGCATACCCCACCATGTATATTTAGCTTTTATATAAGCTTTTTTAGATGCCTTAAGAAGTTGATTTGGTTCATCTTCATAGATTTCTTGAACTATTATGTTTCCCTCAATATGTGTTTCTGATAGTGTTTCATCAGCCTCGATTTCAGCATTAGTTTGATCTATCTGCCCTTCAACTTCAACAAACTCTTCCGAAGTAAGAACATCTTCCGCTTTGTTAGACAATACAAATTCATTGTTTTCTATTGTTACATAATCATTTACTTTATCAATTAATTCTTCCGGAATAATTGATTCTTCATCATTTTCTATAGAATCCATAGTTTTTTCATCAATTACATTTTCAGAGTCTATCCAACCAATAGGTTTGTTATCTTGGCTTATTTTAACGTAGTTACCCAAATTATCATCAGAATTACTTTCATCAATATTAACAAATTGTTGAGAATAATTTTGAGAATTATTTATAGGGTTATTTTTATTATATGCATCAGTTATATTTGAAAAAATGTCGTTTGTACTATTACTTATCACCATAGCAGTGTTTGAAGGTATTAATGAGAAAGCCCTAGTGTCTAACCAACCAATTACTTTATTATCATAACTAAATTGATAATATATTTACCTTGTTGTTTTGGCTCTTCTGATTATTTCAACTCTTTTTCCTTCATAATTAGAAGCAGGCGCAATTAATTTACTATCGGACTGAAGATAAGGTGTTGACCATACTGCATGTCCAATAACTGTAGATATAACTGCCATCTGATTGTACTCTTCATTAAAATGTACTTGGTCATAGAGTGTTATGGCTCTTGCATCTAACCAAGCTTTTATATTAGGAGTTTTGGTTTCACTAAATTGATAATAAGTACCTCTTTTGTTTTCTACTTTTCTCCAAATAGTTATTTCTTTGTTAAGATAATCACTTGCTGGTCCTTTTAAAGTAGAGTTTATTTGTCCGCAAGGTTGAGTCCATACTGCATGTCCAGAAGTGTTAGTGATTTTCCCGGTCCTTGAGTAAGCAATATCCGTAGAAGGCATTTCATAAAATTTAAAAGCTCATTTATCAAGCCAACCAATAATTTTGTCTCCCAATTTTACTTGATAGTAAATTCCTCTTTCAGTTTTTGCCTCTCTTATTAATTTAACATCTTTTTTTGCATAAGAAGGTGCAGTTGCACTTGATATAAATGTTGATCCTTCTGAATAATATGGTGCAGACCAAAATGCATTTGTTTCTGGATATGCAATATTAGCATCTAAATTAACTGATTTATTGTACTCAATTGTATTGTACGCAGTTGTTGCAGCCTCTACAGTTTTAATAGAATTTAAATTTGTAAAACTGAACATTGATAAAAACATCATAATTGCAATTAAACTAATCATCCCTTTTTGTACATTTCTCTTTAACATGATTTTGTTCCCTCTTTCATTTATATGTATTATATTACAAAATTAATATAGCATGAAATATTAATGTAATACAATATTATTTTTTAAATTTAAAAAATAATATAAAAGGTTAGAATTTTGATATTCTTGAATATCATTTGCTTTTTTGTTTTAAATTTCACAAACTAGGGAATAGTGAACAGAATAAAAGTTTGTGAAATATTTAATATATCAGGTTTTTGAACTAAGATATCAAATCAGATATAATGAGTTAGAGTATGAACATAGTGATTCTAAAAATGCTGATTAATTTTTAAAAAAGTTTGTGAGTTTTTTTAAAAGAACTAAATAGTAAAAGCATTTTTTCAGTTACATAGGAGTTCTAACAAGCTTCTTTCAGCACTCCGGTAATGGTATTTTTGCGCAAAAATACACATTAGAAAACATCAAAAGGAAAAGAGGGGATTCGGGTGTCAAAGGTACTTAAATCTTTGCTGCTTACGGCACTACTTGGGGTTACCGGCCTTATAAGTGGTTGTGGTGACTTGACGGTACTTAATCCAAAAGGGCCAGTTGCAAAAGGTCAGTCGGACTTAATTATTTATTCGATTATATTTATGCTGGTTATTGTTTTGACGATTTTTGTATTGTTTACGATTATGTTGGTTAAATACCGCGAACGGAAAGACATTTCAAACTATGAGCCGGATATGCACGGTAGTAAAAAACTGGAAATTTTTTGGACATTGATTCCAGTTGCAATCGTTATTGCTCTAGCTATTCCGACTGTAAAAACAATTTATGCAGGGGAAGAAGCACCAAAAGTGACTTCGCATAAAGATCCAATTGTTATTTACGCAACAAGTGCAGACTGGAAATGGATTTTTAGTTATCCAGATGAGTCGATTGAAACGGTGAACTATGTAAACATTCCAACCAATCGTCCTGTACTATTCAAATTAACTTCTGCAGATACGATGACAAGCTTTTGGGTTCCGCAGTTAGGTGGACAAAAATATGCGATGTCTGGCATGACAATGAATTTATATTTACAAGCAGATGAAGTTGGTACATATAAAGGCCGTAACGCAAACTTCAACGGCGAAGGTTTTGCGGATCAACGCTTTGATGTAGTAGCTCAATCTGAAAAAGATTTCAAAAAATGGGCGAAAGAAACAAAAGCAAGCTCGCCAGTTATTACACAAGACATATATGATCGTCTTTTAATTCCTGGAAGCTCTAAGAAAAAGACTTATTCTGGTACGCATTTAGCATTTGTTGATGTAGCAGCTGATCCAGAGTATGTTTTCTATGCCTACAAACGTTTTGGTTATGAGATGACAAATCCGCATAATCCAAACACAAAATCAACCATTTCTGATGAACCAATGCTTCCGGTTCGTCCTGTGACAGTAACTAATCCGCAATTTGAGCGTCATGATATGAAGCCACAAATTATTAAAAACGGCGAAGGTTACCACGAGGATAAACACCGCGAAGATGAAATGAAGAAAATGGAAGAAGACATCCAAACAAATGAATTCAATAAAAAAGAATCGGATGACGCAGGGAAGTAAAAAGGGGGGACATAAGGCATGAAATGGAATGAGTTTATCGTAACTGGCGACCCAATGATTTTAGGCGCGCAGATTTCTATCGTACTTGTAAGTATTGGTGTTGTTGCGTTACTAACTTATACAAAAAAATGGAAGTGGCTCATGAAAGAGTGGATTTCTTCCGTTGATCATAAAAAAATTGGTATTATGTACTTGCTTGCTGCTGTCTTAATGTTTTTCCGTGGTGGTGTGGATGCGCTAATGATGCGTACCCAGCTCGCTTTACCGGATATGAAATTTTTAGACGCACAGCATTACAATGAAGTTTTTTCTACACATGGAACGATTATGATTTTATTTATGGCGATGCCGTTTATCATCGGGTTGATGAACATTGCCGTACCACTTCAAATTGGTGCGCGTGATGTAGCATTTCCATTTTTAAACAACTTAAGTTTTTGGACGTTCTTTATGGGAGCGATGCTATTTAACTTATCATTCGTAATTGGTGGTTCGCCAGATGCTGGTTGGACAAACTATGCGCCACTTGCGACAGATTTTAGCGCTGGATATGGAATTAACTTCTATCTTCTAGGTGTTCAAATCGCTGGTATTGGTACGCTGATGACGGGGATTAACTTTTTCGTCACGATTTTAAGAATGCGTACAAAAGGTATGACGTTAATGAAAATGCCAATGTTTACTTGGTCTTCATTAATTACAAGTTTGATCATTATTTTCGCTTTCCCAGTTTTAACAGTGGCACTTGCTTTGATGTCATTTGACCGACTGTTTGGGACAGCATTCTTCACACTCACGAATGGCGGGCTCCCAATGATGTGGGCCAACTTGTTCTGGGTTTGGGGTCATCCGGAAGTATATATTGTTATTTTGCCAGCTTTCGGTATTTTCTCAGAGATTATTTCTACTTTCTCGAGGAAAAAATTATTCGGTTATCCGGCGATGGTTGCCGCGATGGCAGTTATTTCTTTACTAAGTTTCCTAGTTTGGGTCCATCACTTCTTTACAATGGGATCAGGGGCGCTTGTTAACTCCTTCTTCTCCATTACAACGATGATGATTGCGATACCGACCGGGATTAAGATATTCAACTGGCTCTTTACGATGTACAAAGGGCGAATAACCTTTACAACGCCAATGCTTTGGTCGCTTGCCTTTATCCCTAACTTTGTTGTTGGTGGGGTAACTGGGGTTATGCTTGCGATGGCTGCAGCCGATTATCAATATCACAATACGTACTTCTTAGTATCCCATTTCCACTACGTATTAATTGCTGGAACTGTGTTCTCCTGCTTTGCCGGGCTTACATACTGGTATCCAAAAATGGTCGGTTACAGACTAAATGAAAAAATTGGTAAATGGTTCTTCTGGATTTTCGTTGTTGGATTTAACGTTTGTTTCTTCCCGCAATATTTCCTAGGACTAGATGGTATGCCGCGTCGTATTTACACTTACGTACAAGGTGATGGCTGGACAACGCTTAACTTTATCTCTACTGTGGGCGGATTCTTGATGGGTGTAGCATTCTTAGTTCTTTGCTACAACATCTACTACAGCTACAAAAACTCTAAACGTGAAGTTACTGGTGACCCGTGGGATGCTCGTACGCTTGAATGGGCTACAAGTTCCGCTGTTCCTCCAAAATATAACTTTGCTGTTTTACCTGAATGGAATGACTTGGATGATTTCTGGAATAGAAAACAAAAAGGCGATCCATATGTAAATGATAAAAATTATAAACCAATCCATATGCCAAGTAATACCATGGTTGGGTTTGTAATGTCTGTCTTCTTCTTCATTGCAGGTTTCGGACTAGTCTTCTACTGGTACTGGATGGGAATTATTGGCCTAGTTGGTATTTTAGGATGTATGATTTATCGTTCATTCCAAAATAACGATGGTTACCACGTTGAAGTGGACGAAATTAAAGCAACAGAAGAACATAATGCGCGCGAACTTGCGACTGGTGTGAAGGAGGGTAACCCATGGAATCTGTAGAAACAAATAAAAATCTGCCAATTGAATATAGATCAGAACAAGGTCGATTAAATATTCTTGGATTCTGGATTTTCCTTGGCGCCGAAATTGCATTGTTTGCAACGCTTTTTGCGACTTACTTTGTTATGAGAAAGGCTGGCTCGAATGCGGGTCATCCGCCAGCAGAAATGTTCGAACTTTGGCTAGTGCTAATAATGACATTTTTACTTTTAACAAGTAGTTTTACGTGTGGTTTAGCAATTGGTGAGATGCGTAAGGGCAATGTGAAAATGTTGACGATTTACTCGATTATCACATTAATTCTTGGTGCGGGATTTGTTGGCTTTGAGCTTTATGAATTTGCACACTATGTGACAGAAGGCGTTACAATGCAAATCGGTTCTTACTGGTCGGCATTCTTCGTTCTACTAGGAACACATGGACTTCACGTAACGGTCGGGATTTTCTGGATTAGTTTTATTCTGATTCAAATTAAAATGCATGGTTTGACGCCAAAAACAGCATCAAAAGTATTTATTTCCAGTTTATACTGGCATTTCTTGGATGTTGTGTGGATTTTCATTTTCACCGGTGTCTATTTGCTAGGGATGGTGAACTAATATGACACAAAATAATAAATCAAATGCAGCTCATGCTGAAGGTGGCATTCCTTGGAAACATATTGTTGGCTTTGCGTTATCAGTTATTTTGACGCTTCTAGCAGTCTGGGTGGCTCTTTATTCGACGCTAACAACAAATGTTAAGGTAGTTATTATTTTCATCTTTGCGTTCATTCAGGCAGCCTTACAGCTTCTGATGTTCATGCACATGACAGAAGGCCGCGATGGTAAAATTCAAATCGGTAATATTTTATTCGCCGCATTTATCGCGATTGTCGTAGTTATTGGTTCTTATTGGGTAATGGAAATTGGCCATATGAATCATTTGTTATAAAAAAAAGCTGATGCTTAGAACGGTTAAAACCGAACTAGCATCAGCTTTTTTTATTTTGCGGATATATCACCATTACTATTAATAGTTGCATTTGGAGAAATGGATTGGAGATAATTTAATTGTGCTGTCTTGGCAGAACCGTCAAGCATATTAATTTGATTACCTGAAATAATACCAGGATCAAAATGCGCAGTCACTTTACCTTGATTAAAATTCAGTTTATAAATACCTGTTTCTGCTGAATGACCAGAAACATAGTCAGGAAACAAGAAATTACCTAATGAATAAGCAATTGGAACATCTTTGTATACTTCAAAACTTTGGAGCCAGTGTGGATGGCTAGCAACAATCGCGTCAACTAAATGATCATCCACGAGTTTTTTAACGTATTGGGTTTGATAATCTACAGGTGTATTCGTCTTTTCAACTCCCCAGTGAAAATAGACGACCATATAATCAATATCTTTATTTTTTGCGCGTTCTTCTTTGATTTTTTCTTCGACTAAATTTATATCATAACCATTAGTAACCCCAGGAGTATCTTCATCGGCAATCCAACCAGTATTTGGGAAAAAGTGGCAAAACGACATGAATCCAACTTTATTACCTTTGATGTCAGCAACTTTAAGTTGATAGGCTTCATCTTCATTTTTACCGGCGCCAACATAGGCTAGGTTATTGGCGCGTAAAGCAGCCGTTGTGTCGAGTAATCCATCTTCGTAATAGTCTAAAATGTGGTTATTACTAATATTAACCATATCAACCCCTGCATTTTTAAGAGCTGTTAAAGAACTAGGATCACTTTTAATCCAAAATTCTTGGTAGGGGACTTTTTTTGTTCGAGTTGTAATAGCTGTTTCTAAATCAACAAATGTATAGTCGCTTGATTTCAATTCCTCGCGAACATTATTAAAAGGATAATCCATTCCCTTCTCTGCTAAAACGGGGCGTAAATCCCAATCAAACATAATATCACCTGTAAAATCAATGTTAAATGGTTCTTTTGGTTTTGGAGGTGTTTCTTTTTTCTTTTTAACAGCAGCGACGGTTTTCTTTTTTGGCTTAGCGGTATCTTTGTTATTTGTCATGATGTTGTTCACTAATAAACCGATGGAAAAAATTATAATAATAGACAGTACCAAGATAATCCCTTTTTTTCTTGATTTCATTTTTTCTCCTCCTAAATTAAAAAGTTATCTAATTCTATCAGTATGGAGAAAAGGGTTTTTATCAAAAATAGGCTTTTTTTTGGATTTTAATGGCTAAATTGTGAACTTTAAAATCATAAAATGGAAAACGAATTTAAAAAATTTGAAATTATTGCTTGCTATGTAATGCATTACATATTCTATAGTGGAAAAGTAAATTATATTCGTGAGAGGAGATATACAAAAATGACAGAATCAAAATTTCCTAAAGACTTTTTATGGGGCGGAGCAGTTGCTGCCAACCAATGTGAAGGAGCTTATCTTGAAGACGGTAAAGGACTTTCACTTGTTGATATCCTTCCAACAGTAGAGGACGGACGTTGGGAAGCTTTATTCAATCCATCGAAAGCGCTTGCTACAGATTATGGTTTTTACCCAAGTCACGAATCAATTGATTTTTATCATCGTTATAAAGAAGACATTAAATTAATGGCTGAAATGGGATTCAAATGTTTCCGTATGTCCATCAGTTGGCCACGTATTTTCCCGAATGGTGATGAAACGACACCAAATGAAAAAGGTTTAGCATTTTATGATGCAGTTTTTGATGAATGTCACAAATATGGTATCGAACCAGTTGTTACAATCAACCATTTTGATACTCCGCTAGAAGTTTTCAAAAAATATGGTGGTTGGAAAAATCGTAAATGCATCGACTTTTACTTGAATTTCTGTGAAGCAATTTTCACGCGTTATAAAGATAAAGTAAAATATTGGATGACATTTAATGAAATTAACATGATTCTTCATCTTCCATACATTGGTGGAGGTTTAGACGTTACTAAAGAGGATAATCCAGAGGAAGTTAAATATCAAGCTGCTCATCATCAATTAGTTGCATCAGCACTTGCAACTAAACTTGGTCATGAAATCAATCCTGAAAATCAAATCGGTTGTATGCTTGCAGCGGGTAACACATATCCAATGACTTGTAATCCAAAAGATGTCTGGAAGTCTATCGAGGCGGACCGTGAAGGCTACTTCTTCATTGATGTTCAAGCACGCGGATACTACCCAAGCTACACTAAGCGTTTCTTCAAAGAACACAACATCAACATCAAAATGGAAGATGGCGATTTAGACGTATTACGCGATCACACAGTTGATTACGTGGCATTCAGCTACTATTCTTCTCGTCTAACAAGCGCAGATCCAGAGAAAAACAAAGAAACAGAAGGCAACGTTTTCGCAACACTAAAAAACCCATACCTAAAAGCAAGCGAATGGGGTTGGCAAATTGATCCACTAGGTCTACGTATTACGATGAATACAATTTACGACCGTTATCAAAAACCTCTTTTCATCGTTGAAAATGGCTTAGGTGCAGTGGATACTGTGGCAGAAGACGGCTCAATCACTGATGATTACAGAATCGACTACATGCGTGAACACGTTCGCGAAATGGGCGAAGCAATTGAGGATGGCGTGGAACTTCTTGGTTATACACCATGGGGCTGCATCGACCTTGTCAGCGCTGGCTCTGGCGAAATGAAAAAACGCTACGGCTTCATCTACGTTGACCGCGATAATAAAGGCAACGGAACCCTAAACCGCTCGAAGAAAAAATCATTCGACTGGTACAAAAAAGTAATTGAAACAAATGGTAAAGATATCGACTAATATATCAGAAATCCCCACTTTCATCATCGAAAGTGGGGATTTTATTTTAATATGAAATCGCGCGTTTTGCTTGTTTGCTCCAACAAGTATTAAAATAACTTTGCGAAATTCGTGCATTTTTTTGACCGGACCAGCTGTCGTTATAGTAAAAATTATTTTTATCATAACCTGTAATAGTAATCGCATGAACGGAAAAACCATGGAAATTACTAACCCAAGCTACAACTGGACGTTTTTTATTCAACTGATTTTTAATACCAGCTAAATTTGTTCCAGTCATATTCTTCGCGCTCCCAGTATATTTTTTAACTTGATTAACTAAAGCCGGTGGATAAATCGTCCAGCCACTCTTAGAGAATGGATTTCCAACAAAACCATAATTCGGATTGGATTTATGACGTTTCATTTCTTTGGCAAGTTTGACTTTATCGACATTTTTCCCAGCGTAGCGCAGCATCATCGCAATGTTTGTAATCTCGCAGCCAGTTGGTAATTGTGGACGCTGAACGATTAAAGGCACATTCATTTGCACAATTTTTGGCGTTGAAGGTTTTGGTGCCGGCGC from Listeria monocytogenes ATCC 19117 encodes the following:
- a CDS encoding SH3-like domain-containing protein, translated to MVISNSTNDIFSNITDAYNKNNPINNSQNYSQQFVNIDESNSDDNLGNYVKISQDNKPIGWIDSENVIDEKTMDSIENDEESIIPEELIDKVNDYVTIENNEFVLSNKAEDVLTSEEFVEVEGQIDQTNAEIEADETLSETHIEGNIIVQEIYEDEPNQLLKASKKAYIKAKYTWWGMQIQFSHKAVVDFNDFYWGAGTIGGLGANKRMGKFLAKKGIKIASRYAVCLSLFGGGLAWGMGKKDKGKGVNLNCVLYVPATITTAK
- a CDS encoding GW domain-containing glycosaminoglycan-binding protein, which codes for MLKRNVQKGMISLIAIMMFLSMFSFTNLNSIKTVEAATTAYNTIEYNKSVNLDANIAYPETNAFWSAPYYSEGSTFISSATAPSYAKKDVKLIREAKTERGIYYQVKLGDKIIGWLDK
- the qoxA gene encoding cytochrome aa3 quinol oxidase subunit II codes for the protein MSKVLKSLLLTALLGVTGLISGCGDLTVLNPKGPVAKGQSDLIIYSIIFMLVIVLTIFVLFTIMLVKYRERKDISNYEPDMHGSKKLEIFWTLIPVAIVIALAIPTVKTIYAGEEAPKVTSHKDPIVIYATSADWKWIFSYPDESIETVNYVNIPTNRPVLFKLTSADTMTSFWVPQLGGQKYAMSGMTMNLYLQADEVGTYKGRNANFNGEGFADQRFDVVAQSEKDFKKWAKETKASSPVITQDIYDRLLIPGSSKKKTYSGTHLAFVDVAADPEYVFYAYKRFGYEMTNPHNPNTKSTISDEPMLPVRPVTVTNPQFERHDMKPQIIKNGEGYHEDKHREDEMKKMEEDIQTNEFNKKESDDAGK
- the qoxB gene encoding cytochrome aa3 quinol oxidase subunit I, whose amino-acid sequence is MKWNEFIVTGDPMILGAQISIVLVSIGVVALLTYTKKWKWLMKEWISSVDHKKIGIMYLLAAVLMFFRGGVDALMMRTQLALPDMKFLDAQHYNEVFSTHGTIMILFMAMPFIIGLMNIAVPLQIGARDVAFPFLNNLSFWTFFMGAMLFNLSFVIGGSPDAGWTNYAPLATDFSAGYGINFYLLGVQIAGIGTLMTGINFFVTILRMRTKGMTLMKMPMFTWSSLITSLIIIFAFPVLTVALALMSFDRLFGTAFFTLTNGGLPMMWANLFWVWGHPEVYIVILPAFGIFSEIISTFSRKKLFGYPAMVAAMAVISLLSFLVWVHHFFTMGSGALVNSFFSITTMMIAIPTGIKIFNWLFTMYKGRITFTTPMLWSLAFIPNFVVGGVTGVMLAMAAADYQYHNTYFLVSHFHYVLIAGTVFSCFAGLTYWYPKMVGYRLNEKIGKWFFWIFVVGFNVCFFPQYFLGLDGMPRRIYTYVQGDGWTTLNFISTVGGFLMGVAFLVLCYNIYYSYKNSKREVTGDPWDARTLEWATSSAVPPKYNFAVLPEWNDLDDFWNRKQKGDPYVNDKNYKPIHMPSNTMVGFVMSVFFFIAGFGLVFYWYWMGIIGLVGILGCMIYRSFQNNDGYHVEVDEIKATEEHNARELATGVKEGNPWNL
- the qoxC gene encoding cytochrome aa3 quinol oxidase subunit III, whose translation is MESVETNKNLPIEYRSEQGRLNILGFWIFLGAEIALFATLFATYFVMRKAGSNAGHPPAEMFELWLVLIMTFLLLTSSFTCGLAIGEMRKGNVKMLTIYSIITLILGAGFVGFELYEFAHYVTEGVTMQIGSYWSAFFVLLGTHGLHVTVGIFWISFILIQIKMHGLTPKTASKVFISSLYWHFLDVVWIFIFTGVYLLGMVN
- the qoxD gene encoding cytochrome aa3 quinol oxidase subunit IV, which produces MTQNNKSNAAHAEGGIPWKHIVGFALSVILTLLAVWVALYSTLTTNVKVVIIFIFAFIQAALQLLMFMHMTEGRDGKIQIGNILFAAFIAIVVVIGSYWVMEIGHMNHLL
- a CDS encoding CapA family protein; amino-acid sequence: MKSRKKGIILVLSIIIIFSIGLLVNNIMTNNKDTAKPKKKTVAAVKKKKETPPKPKEPFNIDFTGDIMFDWDLRPVLAEKGMDYPFNNVREELKSSDYTFVDLETAITTRTKKVPYQEFWIKSDPSSLTALKNAGVDMVNISNNHILDYYEDGLLDTTAALRANNLAYVGAGKNEDEAYQLKVADIKGNKVGFMSFCHFFPNTGWIADEDTPGVTNGYDINLVEEKIKEERAKNKDIDYMVVYFHWGVEKTNTPVDYQTQYVKKLVDDHLVDAIVASHPHWLQSFEVYKDVPIAYSLGNFLFPDYVSGHSAETGIYKLNFNQGKVTAHFDPGIISGNQINMLDGSAKTAQLNYLQSISPNATINSNGDISAK
- a CDS encoding 6-phospho-beta-glucosidase translates to MTESKFPKDFLWGGAVAANQCEGAYLEDGKGLSLVDILPTVEDGRWEALFNPSKALATDYGFYPSHESIDFYHRYKEDIKLMAEMGFKCFRMSISWPRIFPNGDETTPNEKGLAFYDAVFDECHKYGIEPVVTINHFDTPLEVFKKYGGWKNRKCIDFYLNFCEAIFTRYKDKVKYWMTFNEINMILHLPYIGGGLDVTKEDNPEEVKYQAAHHQLVASALATKLGHEINPENQIGCMLAAGNTYPMTCNPKDVWKSIEADREGYFFIDVQARGYYPSYTKRFFKEHNINIKMEDGDLDVLRDHTVDYVAFSYYSSRLTSADPEKNKETEGNVFATLKNPYLKASEWGWQIDPLGLRITMNTIYDRYQKPLFIVENGLGAVDTVAEDGSITDDYRIDYMREHVREMGEAIEDGVELLGYTPWGCIDLVSAGSGEMKKRYGFIYVDRDNKGNGTLNRSKKKSFDWYKKVIETNGKDID
- a CDS encoding C39 family peptidase, translating into MGNSFSKWGKWILVLGLMFSVFSVSTAGQAAAKETVINKQMVTTASLNVRSTNSTSGKVIGWLKSNTKFKAIAKTSNNWYRFSLKGKNGYVSGKYVKAATAAPAPKPSTPKIVQMNVPLIVQRPQLPTGCEITNIAMMLRYAGKNVDKVKLAKEMKRHKSNPNYGFVGNPFSKSGWTIYPPALVNQVKKYTGSAKNMTGTNLAGIKNQLNKKRPVVAWVSNFHGFSVHAITITGYDKNNFYYNDSWSGQKNARISQSYFNTCWSKQAKRAISY